A single Candidatus Thalassolituus haligoni DNA region contains:
- a CDS encoding flavin reductase, with translation MVDTRLFRNGMSLLGGAVTVITTDGDAGRFGFTATAVTSVTDEPPTLLVCMNRNSFAHDHFKSNGVLCVNVLSSAHLDVSGDFANRDLTSEQRFAKHHWSCLETGAPALEQALVNFDCRIHESHEMGSHSVFYCRISELRIGNAEAGLMYFNRAYHRLNEQSVSPGMA, from the coding sequence ATGGTTGATACCCGATTGTTTCGTAATGGCATGTCCCTGCTGGGTGGTGCCGTCACTGTGATCACTACCGATGGTGACGCTGGCCGGTTTGGTTTTACCGCCACCGCCGTGACCAGTGTGACAGATGAGCCACCCACCTTGCTGGTGTGCATGAACCGCAATTCCTTTGCGCATGATCATTTCAAAAGCAACGGCGTGTTGTGTGTGAACGTGCTGAGTTCTGCGCATCTGGATGTGTCCGGGGATTTTGCCAATCGCGATCTCACTAGCGAACAACGCTTCGCCAAACATCATTGGAGTTGCCTGGAAACCGGCGCTCCGGCGCTGGAGCAGGCGCTGGTCAACTTCGATTGTCGTATTCACGAGAGCCATGAAATGGGCTCCCACAGCGTTTTTTATTGCCGTATCAGCGAGCTTCGTATCGGTAATGCGGAAGCCGGATTGATGTATTTCAACCGTGCTTATCACCGTTTGAATGAACAGTCGGTATCGCCCGGCATGGCTTGA
- a CDS encoding OprD family outer membrane porin, with protein MMKCNLCKTGIVLSALTGLALPTTALADFVADGKVKLDLKNFYLTRSYDTAADDVGSWSQAADLQYSSGYTDTRIQVGLDASSQLAYIISADGDDGSVPIHADGEAPDTYGRSGATFKAKYSKTELTVGDHRPHLPIAWDDTSRQLDTIYEGAMLQSKEIDGLALTAGRYWEVVTRESSDKEGMSIFRGNDDKRSDGLDFLGASYDVTTALNVTYFLGKLNDYYKQQYAGLTYKTRLGDVGSRTDVRLFRVSDDGEARNGEYDTQAFGLRESLNMGNHTVMVNYQKMNNDKFFPTLNGYIPQPYLVQWSNLAFVRPDEKSLGLVYMYNAKDTLPGLKIFARMIKGTDIDVGGLTDENETEKNLYVTYSLQQGSLKGLTFDVRGNFIDRSFTSGYDEYRVTTTYTVNF; from the coding sequence ATGATGAAGTGCAATTTGTGTAAAACCGGAATAGTACTGTCAGCCTTGACGGGGCTGGCCTTGCCAACAACCGCATTGGCTGACTTTGTTGCGGATGGCAAGGTCAAACTCGACCTGAAAAACTTCTATCTGACGCGCAGCTACGATACCGCTGCCGACGATGTGGGCAGCTGGTCCCAGGCTGCCGATTTGCAGTACAGCTCCGGGTATACCGATACCCGTATCCAGGTTGGTCTGGATGCGTCTTCGCAGTTGGCGTACATCATCAGTGCCGATGGTGATGACGGCTCAGTGCCGATTCATGCCGATGGCGAAGCACCGGATACCTACGGCCGCAGCGGTGCCACCTTCAAGGCAAAATATTCCAAAACCGAATTGACCGTCGGGGATCATCGACCACACCTGCCGATTGCCTGGGATGATACCAGTCGCCAGCTGGATACCATTTATGAAGGTGCGATGCTGCAATCGAAAGAGATTGATGGCCTGGCGTTGACGGCCGGTCGTTATTGGGAAGTCGTCACTCGCGAATCATCGGACAAGGAAGGCATGTCAATTTTTCGTGGCAACGATGACAAGCGATCCGATGGCCTGGACTTTTTGGGTGCCAGTTATGACGTCACCACGGCGCTGAATGTCACCTACTTTCTGGGCAAGCTCAACGACTACTACAAGCAGCAGTATGCCGGTCTGACCTATAAAACCCGTTTGGGTGATGTCGGCTCGCGCACCGACGTGCGTTTGTTCCGCGTCAGCGATGACGGTGAAGCTCGCAATGGCGAATACGATACCCAGGCCTTTGGTCTGCGTGAGTCGTTAAACATGGGGAATCACACGGTGATGGTGAATTACCAGAAAATGAATAACGACAAGTTCTTCCCGACCCTCAATGGTTATATCCCGCAGCCATATCTGGTGCAGTGGTCGAACCTGGCGTTTGTGCGCCCGGACGAAAAATCACTGGGTCTGGTGTACATGTATAACGCCAAAGACACCTTGCCCGGCCTGAAGATTTTCGCGCGCATGATCAAGGGTACCGATATCGATGTCGGCGGCCTGACGGACGAGAATGAAACCGAGAAGAACCTGTATGTGACCTATAGCTTGCAGCAAGGGTCACTCAAAGGCCTGACCTTTGATGTGCGTGGCAACTTTATCGATCGCAGCTTTACCTCTGGGTACGATGAATATCGCGTCACTACCACTTATACCGTTAACTTCTGA
- a CDS encoding dienelactone hydrolase family protein yields the protein MIMLITRARLCLLAVLLGWLFLSATSVRAAVSSQIITFNTVTMSDQQLLRGKGGESAGIVGALKLPAGKNNPVVILLYGASGYTYELQDWVELLNQRGIGTFMVDSTNGRIESSSSLRRMALIRDAYAALAQLAQHPGIDRKRIGLIGFTQSGQAALYAGMKRMQSLYGQADLSFAAIASFYPDCSFQYREDEVLIEAPIRIYHGADDQVNAADNCRHYVSRSAGTGGNIQITSYPDAGHAFDLIRSDKVRSGLERSLRGCTIREGVKGILLNQETGRVFRMEDDCVQPAGPWAYNAAAANDVRLKLPQFFTQVFKLEEPVSAARLATQ from the coding sequence ATGATTATGTTGATTACAAGGGCCCGCCTGTGCTTGCTTGCAGTACTGCTGGGCTGGTTGTTTTTATCTGCAACCAGTGTCCGGGCAGCGGTTTCTTCCCAGATAATAACGTTCAACACCGTTACCATGTCCGACCAGCAATTGCTGCGTGGCAAGGGCGGTGAGAGTGCCGGTATTGTTGGTGCTCTGAAACTACCAGCGGGTAAAAATAATCCGGTGGTTATTCTGTTGTACGGTGCCAGTGGCTACACCTATGAACTGCAAGACTGGGTTGAGCTACTGAACCAACGCGGTATTGGCACTTTTATGGTCGACAGTACCAACGGTCGGATCGAATCCAGCTCCAGCCTGCGCCGGATGGCGCTGATTCGGGATGCCTATGCTGCTCTTGCACAGCTGGCACAACACCCTGGTATCGACCGCAAGCGTATCGGTCTGATCGGGTTCACTCAATCCGGTCAGGCTGCCTTGTATGCTGGCATGAAGCGCATGCAATCCTTGTATGGCCAGGCGGATCTGTCGTTTGCTGCGATTGCCTCGTTTTATCCGGATTGCAGCTTTCAGTACCGTGAAGATGAGGTGCTGATCGAGGCTCCGATCCGGATCTACCATGGCGCAGACGACCAGGTGAATGCTGCCGACAACTGCCGTCATTACGTCAGTCGTAGTGCCGGGACGGGTGGCAATATTCAGATCACCAGCTATCCAGATGCTGGACACGCGTTTGATCTGATCCGGTCGGACAAGGTTCGAAGCGGTTTGGAGCGTTCGTTACGCGGCTGTACGATCCGTGAGGGGGTCAAGGGTATCTTGCTGAATCAGGAGACCGGCAGGGTATTCCGTATGGAAGACGACTGTGTCCAGCCAGCGGGGCCGTGGGCTTATAACGCCGCCGCTGCAAACGATGTACGTCTCAAGCTGCCGCAGTTTTTTACGCAGGTTTTCAAACTTGAAGAGCCGGTGTCTGCGGCGCGGCTAGCAACGCAGTAG
- a CDS encoding alpha-hydroxy acid oxidase, with amino-acid sequence MRRYYRGCDMQRILSVAEMANLARHRLPGFAWEYLQGGAEDEMTLQRNRAIFSRYELQGRTLVPNDPPELATTLVGTPSRLPMAIGPSGFNGMLWPGADIELARTAAAQGIPFTLSTVANASMEDVRAQVPDVDLWFQLYALKAPELEKDLLDRAIRSGCSTLVVTSDALVVGNREWDRRNFASPRDLTLRNKLDVLAHPGWLWRVMVPGGLPTMGNLDPYLPEGERTALGAMQFIAEQLDTRLDWTRLAAIRARWPGKIILKGVMHPDDALAAIALGLDGLVISNHGGRQLDGVCSSLEALARIAPLAKGKISLLLDSGIRRGADIVKALALGAEGVLLARATLYGVAAGGASGAGRVLDILDQELVRCLNLMGCTGIAALDKHWLHSNV; translated from the coding sequence ATGCGACGATATTACCGTGGTTGCGATATGCAACGTATTCTCAGTGTTGCTGAAATGGCCAACTTGGCGCGCCATCGGCTGCCGGGTTTTGCCTGGGAATACCTGCAGGGCGGGGCGGAAGACGAAATGACCCTGCAGCGTAATCGGGCGATCTTCAGCCGTTATGAGCTGCAAGGCCGGACGCTGGTGCCTAATGATCCACCGGAACTGGCAACCACTTTGGTGGGCACTCCCAGCCGCTTGCCGATGGCTATTGGTCCCAGTGGTTTTAACGGCATGTTATGGCCCGGTGCCGATATCGAACTGGCACGGACTGCTGCTGCACAGGGCATTCCCTTTACCCTCAGTACGGTTGCCAATGCTTCCATGGAAGATGTTCGGGCGCAGGTGCCGGACGTCGATCTCTGGTTTCAGCTGTACGCCCTGAAAGCCCCGGAGCTGGAAAAAGATTTACTGGATCGTGCCATTCGTAGCGGCTGCTCAACGCTGGTGGTCACCAGTGATGCGCTGGTGGTGGGGAATCGTGAATGGGATCGGCGCAATTTTGCCAGTCCGCGTGATCTGACCTTGCGCAACAAGCTGGATGTGCTAGCGCATCCGGGCTGGTTGTGGCGGGTGATGGTGCCCGGCGGATTGCCGACCATGGGGAACCTGGATCCTTATTTACCCGAGGGCGAACGCACCGCGCTGGGGGCCATGCAATTTATTGCGGAGCAACTGGATACCCGACTCGACTGGACTCGACTGGCAGCCATTCGTGCCCGCTGGCCCGGTAAAATAATCCTCAAAGGAGTCATGCATCCAGACGATGCCCTGGCGGCGATCGCCTTGGGTCTGGATGGACTGGTGATCAGTAATCACGGTGGCCGTCAACTGGACGGGGTCTGTTCCAGCCTGGAAGCGCTGGCGCGTATCGCCCCGCTGGCAAAAGGGAAAATCAGCCTGTTGCTGGACAGTGGTATTCGGCGCGGTGCGGATATCGTCAAGGCGCTGGCGCTGGGTGCGGAAGGGGTGTTACTGGCTCGCGCCACGCTGTATGGCGTTGCCGCTGGCGGTGCCTCTGGTGCGGGCCGGGTGCTGGATATTCTGGATCAAGAGCTGGTTCGATGTCTGAACCTGATGGGCTGTACCGGTATCGCTGCGCTGGATAAACACTGGCTGCACAGTAACGTCTGA
- a CDS encoding helix-turn-helix domain-containing protein — protein sequence MQGLLPGKQPFYKLASNGISTQMLRNMVQQLGYSNTHFGAADPEEQGQGQALQQALAALLQPALNLQQPAPSSLRALAEQHIIRLLQDHQLSPERLADEMNISRRTLYRLFESEGSSISHHILLLRLDRCSAELECQEDSALSITDIAFKWGFSDVSQFSRAFKRQRGVSPREYRQQLRQPGLLPVFSV from the coding sequence GTGCAAGGACTCTTGCCGGGTAAACAACCTTTCTACAAGCTGGCATCCAATGGCATCAGTACCCAGATGCTGCGCAATATGGTGCAGCAACTGGGTTACTCAAATACTCATTTTGGTGCAGCCGATCCCGAGGAACAGGGACAGGGACAGGCACTGCAACAGGCATTGGCGGCGTTATTACAACCCGCGCTGAATCTGCAACAACCAGCGCCTTCGTCGCTACGCGCCCTGGCAGAACAGCACATTATCCGCCTGTTGCAGGATCACCAGTTATCGCCGGAACGACTGGCCGATGAAATGAATATTTCCCGTCGCACGCTGTATCGTTTGTTTGAATCGGAAGGTAGCAGCATCTCGCACCATATCCTGCTGCTGAGACTGGATCGCTGTAGCGCAGAACTGGAGTGCCAGGAAGACTCTGCACTGTCGATTACCGACATTGCTTTCAAGTGGGGGTTTTCAGATGTGTCGCAATTTTCGCGCGCATTCAAACGCCAACGGGGCGTCTCACCGAGGGAGTATCGTCAACAATTACGTCAACCGGGCCTCCTGCCCGTTTTTTCTGTTTAA
- a CDS encoding helix-turn-helix domain-containing protein, which produces MIRCHLARMMGEHKMRIADVARETGLSRATVTLLYKETAQKVDLEAIEKLCLLFECQVGDLLELTPQ; this is translated from the coding sequence ATGATCCGCTGCCATCTTGCCCGCATGATGGGCGAACACAAGATGCGTATTGCCGACGTTGCCAGAGAGACGGGGCTCAGCCGCGCCACGGTGACCCTGCTTTATAAGGAAACGGCCCAGAAAGTCGATCTGGAAGCCATTGAGAAGCTGTGCCTGCTGTTTGAATGCCAGGTAGGCGACCTACTTGAGCTGACACCACAATAA
- a CDS encoding type I restriction-modification system subunit M: MTSSQQRAALQRQIWAIANDVRGSVDGWDFKQYVLGTLFYRFISENFALYIEAGDDSIHYAKLSDEVITPDIKDDAIKTKGYFIYPSQLFATVAKNANNNESLNTDLAAIFSAIEASANGYPSEPDIKGLFADFDTTSNRLGNTVKDKNLRLAAVLKGVAGLDFGHDFYDKPDAAQIDLFGDAYEFLISNYAANAGKSGGEFFTPQHVSKLIAQLAMHKQTSVNKIYDPAAGSGSLLLQAKKHFDNHIIEDGFFGQEINHTTYNLARMNLFLHNINYDKFNMQLGNTLTDPHFLDDKPFDAIVSNPPYSVKWIGSDDPTLINDDRFAPAGVLAPKSKADFAFVLHALSYLSSKGRAAIVCFPGIFYRGGAEQKIRKYLVDNNYVETVISLAPNLFFGTTIAVTILVLSKHKTDTTTQFIDASGLFKKDTNTNTMTGDHIQQIMAVFDSKENVDHLAKSVPLEQVSANDYNLSVSSYVEAKDNREVVDITKLNAELKTTVSRIDQLHTEIDAIVAEIEGEEVGDE; encoded by the coding sequence ATGACAAGCTCCCAACAACGCGCCGCCCTTCAACGACAAATCTGGGCCATTGCCAACGATGTGCGCGGTTCAGTAGACGGCTGGGATTTTAAACAATACGTCCTTGGCACCCTGTTTTACCGCTTTATCAGCGAAAACTTTGCCCTCTATATTGAGGCCGGTGACGACAGTATTCATTACGCAAAGCTCAGCGATGAGGTGATCACTCCAGACATCAAAGACGATGCCATTAAAACCAAGGGTTACTTCATCTACCCAAGCCAGCTGTTTGCCACGGTGGCTAAAAACGCCAACAACAACGAAAGCCTGAACACTGATCTCGCCGCCATCTTTTCCGCCATTGAGGCCTCCGCTAATGGTTACCCCTCGGAGCCGGACATCAAAGGCTTGTTTGCCGATTTCGATACCACCAGTAACCGACTCGGTAATACCGTTAAAGACAAAAACCTGCGTTTAGCGGCGGTTTTAAAAGGCGTGGCAGGTTTGGATTTTGGACATGATTTTTATGACAAGCCTGATGCCGCTCAAATTGACCTGTTCGGCGATGCTTACGAGTTCCTCATTTCTAACTATGCGGCCAATGCCGGTAAATCTGGTGGTGAATTCTTTACCCCACAGCACGTATCCAAACTGATAGCTCAGCTTGCCATGCACAAACAAACCAGCGTCAATAAAATTTATGACCCGGCTGCCGGTTCCGGCTCGCTGTTGCTGCAAGCCAAAAAACACTTTGATAATCACATCATTGAAGACGGTTTCTTCGGGCAAGAGATTAACCACACCACCTACAACCTTGCCCGTATGAACCTATTTTTGCACAACATTAACTACGACAAGTTCAATATGCAGCTTGGCAATACCTTAACAGACCCACACTTTCTGGATGATAAACCCTTTGATGCCATCGTCTCCAACCCGCCGTATTCCGTGAAGTGGATAGGCAGTGACGATCCCACCCTGATTAACGATGATCGTTTTGCCCCCGCCGGTGTACTCGCACCCAAATCCAAAGCCGACTTTGCCTTTGTGTTACATGCACTCAGTTACCTATCCAGCAAAGGCCGCGCCGCCATTGTTTGCTTTCCCGGTATTTTTTACCGTGGCGGTGCCGAACAAAAAATCCGTAAATATTTAGTGGATAATAACTATGTGGAAACGGTCATTTCACTCGCACCCAACCTGTTTTTTGGCACCACCATTGCGGTGACTATTCTGGTCTTGTCCAAACATAAAACCGATACCACCACCCAGTTTATTGATGCCAGTGGTTTGTTTAAAAAAGACACCAATACCAACACGATGACCGGTGACCACATCCAGCAAATCATGGCGGTGTTTGATAGCAAGGAGAATGTTGACCACCTCGCTAAATCCGTACCCCTTGAACAGGTGTCCGCCAACGATTACAACCTGTCGGTCAGCAGCTATGTAGAAGCCAAAGACAATCGCGAAGTGGTGGATATAACAAAGCTTAATGCCGAGTTGAAAACCACTGTCTCCAGAATTGACCAGCTACATACCGAGATTGACGCCATTGTGGCGGAAATTGAAGGCGAAGAGGTTGGCGATGAATAG
- a CDS encoding restriction endonuclease subunit S, which produces MNSIDCMVKMLEGTGVEWNALGDIAKLKRGRVMSKGYLVENAGDYPVYSSQTVNNGMIGKIDTFDFDGEYISWTTDGANAGTVFHRTGKFSITNVCGSIKINDESILIYKFLFYWLSIEAKKHVYSGMGNPKLMSHQVEKIPVPIPYPENPKKSLEIQAEIVRILDTFTELTTELTAELTARKKQYNYYRDQLLSFEDEVPVVQLSYCCVSIADGDHQAPPKTNLGIPFITISNVSDSKQIDFINTRFVSEAYYDALHDKRKARKNDILYTVVGSFGIPVFIDNDRKFTFQRHIAILRPDENVVTSKYLYHVLQSSDFFKQANAVAVGAAQKTITLTALNKMKVPVPPLAEQARIVAILDKFDALTSSITEGLPREIELRQQQYEYYRDLLLSFPKPDLEVAA; this is translated from the coding sequence ATGAATAGTATTGACTGCATGGTAAAAATGCTTGAAGGCACTGGTGTGGAATGGAATGCCTTGGGAGATATAGCTAAACTGAAACGCGGTCGTGTCATGTCAAAAGGCTATCTCGTTGAGAATGCTGGAGATTACCCCGTATATAGCTCTCAAACTGTAAATAATGGAATGATAGGAAAGATCGATACGTTTGATTTTGATGGGGAGTATATTAGTTGGACCACTGATGGAGCCAATGCTGGAACAGTCTTTCATCGAACTGGAAAGTTCTCAATTACGAACGTTTGTGGATCAATAAAAATCAATGATGAATCGATACTGATCTACAAGTTTTTGTTTTATTGGCTATCAATTGAAGCTAAGAAACACGTTTACTCAGGTATGGGTAATCCAAAATTGATGAGCCATCAGGTTGAAAAGATCCCAGTTCCCATCCCCTACCCAGAAAACCCCAAAAAATCCCTAGAAATCCAAGCCGAAATCGTCCGCATTCTGGACACCTTCACCGAGCTGACCACCGAGCTGACCGCCGAGCTGACCGCCCGCAAAAAACAATACAACTACTACCGCGACCAATTGTTGAGTTTTGAAGACGAAGTACCAGTGGTGCAACTGTCATATTGTTGCGTCAGCATTGCTGATGGTGATCATCAGGCACCACCAAAAACCAACTTGGGCATTCCTTTTATCACCATTTCAAATGTCTCAGATTCAAAGCAAATTGATTTTATCAATACGCGATTTGTTTCAGAGGCTTACTATGATGCACTTCATGATAAACGCAAAGCACGCAAAAACGATATTCTCTACACTGTTGTGGGTTCGTTCGGCATTCCTGTTTTTATAGATAATGACAGAAAATTCACATTTCAGCGTCACATCGCTATTTTACGCCCGGATGAAAATGTGGTTACTTCAAAATATCTATATCATGTACTTCAAAGTTCTGATTTTTTTAAACAAGCTAATGCAGTAGCTGTTGGTGCAGCACAAAAGACTATTACTCTAACAGCACTGAATAAAATGAAAGTTCCAGTTCCTCCACTTGCCGAACAAGCCCGCATCGTCGCCATCTTGGATAAATTCGACGCTCTAACCAGCTCAATCACCGAAGGCTTACCCCGCGAAATAGAACTGCGCCAACAGCAATACGAATATTACCGCGATTTGCTGCTTAGCTTTCCCAAGCCAGATTTAGAGGTAGCCGCCTGA
- a CDS encoding Fic family protein — protein MGYQPPFTITAEILNLVADISQAVGRLTAEFEQEKLLRLRKVNRMRTVQGSLAIEGNTLSQTQITAMLDGKRVIAPPKEVLEAQNAIAAYDAISTWQPADNKDLLAAHRLLMKGLIDEAGRYRSQGVGVMSGDQVVHMAPQADRVPKLMQKLLAWLADTDIHPLIASCVFHYEFEFIHPFSDGNGRMGRLWQTLILSQWQTIFINIPVESLVYQHQQAYYLAIRSSTANTDCSPFIEFMLHMIRDAIEEGSAQPIKNAGLNAGLNAGLKLSPLDQTILEFMRIDPTITNAVLAEQTGKAISTIERRIKKLKEQTLVKRIGAKKTGHWELLL, from the coding sequence ATGGGCTATCAACCGCCGTTCACCATCACCGCTGAGATTCTCAACCTTGTGGCCGATATCAGCCAGGCGGTTGGACGCTTAACCGCTGAGTTTGAACAGGAGAAACTGCTGCGTCTGCGCAAAGTGAATCGTATGCGCACGGTACAGGGGTCGTTAGCGATTGAAGGCAATACCCTGTCACAAACGCAAATTACCGCCATGCTTGACGGTAAGCGGGTGATTGCACCACCCAAAGAGGTGTTGGAGGCGCAGAATGCCATTGCGGCGTATGATGCTATCAGCACCTGGCAGCCCGCTGATAACAAGGATCTGTTGGCCGCCCACCGGCTTTTGATGAAAGGCTTGATTGACGAAGCGGGCAGATACCGCAGTCAGGGCGTGGGTGTCATGTCGGGCGATCAGGTGGTGCATATGGCCCCGCAGGCCGATCGAGTACCAAAGCTGATGCAGAAACTGCTGGCTTGGCTGGCGGATACGGATATACATCCTCTGATTGCCAGCTGCGTTTTTCATTACGAATTTGAGTTTATCCATCCTTTCTCTGATGGTAATGGCCGTATGGGGCGGTTGTGGCAAACCCTGATTCTGTCGCAGTGGCAAACCATCTTTATCAATATCCCCGTTGAAAGCCTGGTGTATCAGCATCAGCAGGCGTATTACCTGGCCATCCGCAGCAGCACCGCCAACACCGATTGTTCGCCATTTATCGAATTTATGCTGCACATGATACGGGATGCGATTGAGGAAGGTTCGGCGCAGCCCATTAAAAATGCGGGTTTAAACGCGGGTTTAAATGCGGGTTTAAAATTGTCTCCTCTCGATCAGACCATTCTCGAATTTATGAGAATAGACCCGACCATCACCAATGCGGTGTTGGCTGAGCAAACGGGTAAGGCGATCAGTACCATTGAGCGCAGAATCAAAAAGCTTAAAGAACAAACGTTAGTAAAACGGATTGGTGCTAAGAAAACGGGCCATTGGGAGCTTCTACTGTGA
- a CDS encoding virulence RhuM family protein, translating to MPNLSLQDQTTEFLLYTAPNGAVKVEVLLSGETLWLTQKRMAELFGVGVPAISKHLKNIFESNELQQDSVISILETTAEDGKNYQTQYYNLDAVISVGYRVNSAQATQFRIWATALIKEYIIKGFAMDDERLKNGRLFGKDYFRELLERVRSIRASERRIYQQITDIFAECSIDYDSKSQTTQQFYAHVQDKFHFAITGHTAAEIISLKADANKPLMGMSTYKNAPEGRVLKSDATVAKNYLSEDDIKKLERAVSAFFDYIEGIIERRNTFTMESFTESVNKFLAFNEYQILEGYGKVSRKLAEQKAYAEYDQFNKQQRIESDFDREVKKLLKKDYDV from the coding sequence ATGCCTAACCTGAGCCTGCAAGACCAAACCACCGAGTTTTTGCTCTATACAGCCCCTAATGGCGCAGTAAAAGTCGAGGTACTGCTAAGCGGCGAAACCCTCTGGTTAACCCAGAAACGCATGGCTGAGTTGTTTGGTGTGGGGGTGCCTGCTATCTCCAAGCACTTGAAAAACATATTTGAAAGCAATGAGTTACAGCAGGATTCAGTTATTTCCATTTTGGAAACAACTGCCGAAGACGGCAAGAACTATCAGACGCAATATTATAACCTTGATGCAGTGATCTCGGTCGGTTACCGGGTGAATTCGGCGCAGGCCACCCAGTTCCGTATCTGGGCAACAGCGCTGATCAAAGAATACATCATCAAGGGCTTTGCCATGGATGATGAGCGTTTAAAAAATGGCCGCTTATTTGGCAAAGATTACTTTCGTGAGCTATTGGAGCGGGTGCGCTCTATACGCGCCAGCGAGCGGCGCATCTATCAACAGATTACCGATATTTTCGCCGAGTGCAGCATCGATTACGACTCAAAATCCCAAACCACCCAGCAGTTCTACGCCCATGTGCAAGATAAGTTTCATTTTGCCATTACCGGCCATACCGCCGCCGAGATTATTTCTCTGAAGGCCGATGCCAACAAACCTCTGATGGGTATGAGCACCTATAAAAATGCACCGGAAGGTCGGGTATTAAAATCGGATGCGACGGTCGCGAAAAATTATTTAAGTGAAGATGACATTAAAAAGCTGGAACGTGCCGTGTCGGCGTTTTTTGATTACATCGAGGGCATTATTGAACGGCGTAACACCTTTACCATGGAAAGCTTTACCGAGAGCGTGAACAAGTTTCTGGCATTCAATGAGTATCAAATTCTTGAAGGTTACGGCAAAGTGTCTCGCAAGCTAGCTGAGCAAAAAGCCTATGCGGAATACGACCAATTTAACAAGCAACAACGCATCGAATCAGACTTTGATCGGGAAGTTAAAAAACTGCTTAAAAAGGATTACGACGTATGA